One window of the Salvia miltiorrhiza cultivar Shanhuang (shh) chromosome 6, IMPLAD_Smil_shh, whole genome shotgun sequence genome contains the following:
- the LOC130988270 gene encoding nuclear pore complex protein NUP160 produces MASSNCWRMAGMEVPLLSTDSVEWRQVSVPSTSTYAANNSDNSISNDFASSCAIGNPPSIFIWKTSRSQANVLEILELCSHKDTPTIGLRLVFSNALFPFAFICRLDETNYASGDCLVLYTLTISGVAYLIRLRSNLDYGNSSFVPASEVLEYNTQVQPHTGAITAVAASEGCLLFGRSDGSISCFQLGTLDPSTPGFVSEMRDDAGFGRLWGILSRSPNLAAVVDVVVSVVQQRKLLFVLHSDGSFRVWDLLTRNKIFSHAMTVPASTGAFVRLWVGEFSIETRVIPLAMLHGQNLEAVTETIYLYGLRLNVGERAPLSLEPSSRRISLGEAGPIDVKLTSDKVWILKEDGLIMQELHSNDSTEELAHYYALQENLVADLLFQSSEHSSDDLLWLAYSAFSSAKEEIMPFLSSVFFHALFSPGVHCNAVIRQTLGDYNQHFTDSEFGSFTVEGLKSEILSLIEHQGGSDSPDSALRCWKSFCTRYVNNWCKYNAAYGLVMDSSTGAFGIIRNYKISICRGLEDVEHIIYGSFKDQKKCIGRELDYLGDEFEREILFEFLQCVRNVSQQLGKVSSTIFYESLLRTPHMFSEEVVPRLLKILETGYSSSTAAILIPELGYDAYWEKEYSNHRNLRKFSTNMFLSLHELCHKANSWKKVLDVVESYLKFLVPRKIVLKSDAAVPFHLNGSAIVQSMSQIAKVMFDSVLDVFMLLSYMTSISGQIKMSYDDISRVKVELIPMIQEIVTEWHIIHYLGTTPSDSLAIEDFSHKLSSLQIDCGGDKRLWNGKLGTPEFSLAHILLLSMQGSSRELGNLLFSLLPNPISLVSLSRELISWIIWGRSGEESSVFFSNSTDLALVLLRNNQYTATEYLLTLVDAYSRKEKSFGSLQAMDGKLALLSHLLGCCLVAQTQYGLHGPVKDRKVGEAICCFYRAASMEGSSEAIQSLPPEAGWFRIDFNSSPSTAAWKLHYYKWVMLLFEQYNLSEAACQFSQAALEQVDEALGTVGSTSEENLGESVTIVKGKLWMNVFTFTLDLKNYHDAYCAIISNPDEESKIVCLRRFIIVLYERGAVKILCNGQLPLIGLVEKVERELAWKAERSDISAKPNPFKLLYAFEVHRHNWRRAASYIYRYSVRLRAEAAVKDHQLRSFTLQERLNGLAAAINALQLVHPSYAWIDAPIDDISPDKEIYPNKKARITVQEQSPAGDPLPQKLPSYLDIEKLEKEFVLASAEYLLSLANIKWSFTGSDKPSSDLIDLLVESSSYDMAFTVILKFWKGSGLKRELERVFIAMALKCCPSRSGASLHGKDRKPYGLLLTSSEDEFVHDSLDATGTSQQFAGSSHWGTLEHYLDKYRASHPRLPLIVAGTLLSADSQIDLPLWLVRHFKGDCSESGFGMVGNESNPASLFRLYVDHGRHTEATNLLIEYMEDLASVRPADIIRRKKPFAVWFPYTYVERLWGMLEESIRMGHRNDQCEKLKNLLHGALSNHLNLLKVESDDVRSCAS; encoded by the exons ATGGCGAGCAGTAACTGCTGGCGCATGGCGGGGATGGAGGTGCCGCTGCTCAGCACGGACTCAGTCGAGTGGCGTCAAGTCTCCGTTCCCTCCACATCTACATATGCGGCTAACAACTCCGACAACTCTATTTCCAATGACTTTGCTTCTTCCTGCGCCATTGGAAATCCTCCTTCCATTTTCATCTG GAAAACCAGTAGGAGTCAGGCAAACGTGCTGGAGATTCTAGAACTATGCAGTCATAAAGATACACCAACTATTGGGCTGCGCCTTGTATTTTCTAATGCTCTTTTTCCGTTTGCTTTCATCTGCAGATTAGACGAG ACCAATTATGCTTCTGGAGATTGTTTGGTACTTTATACTTTGACTATCTCAGGGGTTGCTTACCTCATCAGATTGAGGAGCAATCTTGACTATGGAAATTCTTCTTTTGTCCCGGCTAGTGAGGTCCTTGAGTATAACACACAAGTTCAACCACATACTGGGGCAATAACGGCTGTTGCTGCGTCAGAAGGGTGCTTGCTGTTTGGAAGGAGTGATGGATCTATTAGTTGCTTCCAGCTTGGCACACTTGATCCCAGCACTCCAG GCTTTGTGTCTGAAATGCGAGATGATGCTGGCTTTGGTCGGTTATGGGGCATATTGTCAAG GAGTCCTAATCTGGCTGCTGTAGTGGATGTAGTGGTATCAGTGGTACAGCAGAGAAAGCTTCTCTTTGTGCTTCACTCTGATGGGAGCTTTCGGGTATGGGACCTTCTAACCCGCAATAAAATTTTCAGTCATGCCATGACAGTTCCAGCAAGTACAG GTGCATTCGTTAGGTTGTGGGTGGGAGAATTTAGTATAGAAACAAGGGTGATTCCTTTGGCAATGCTTCATGGACAAAATTTG GAAGCTGTAACAGAAACAATCTATCTATATGGACTTCGACTTAATGTGGGAGAAAGGGCACCATTGTCATTGGAGCCTTCATCAAGAAGAATCTCCTTGGGAGAG GCTGGACCTATTGATGTTAAACTTACTTCGGACAAAGTGTGGATTCTCAAGGAAGATGGCCTCATAATGCAAGAATTGCATAGTAATGACTCTACAGA GGAATTAGCTCATTACTATGCTCTTCAAGAAAATTTGGTTGCTGACCTGCTATTTCAGAGTTCTGAACATTCTTCAGATGATCTTCTTTGGCTTGCCTATTCAGCATTTTCTTCTGCAAAG GAGGAAATCATGCCATTCTTATCTTCTGTGTTTTTCCATGCGTTGTTTTCTCCTGGGGTTCATTGCAATGCTGTTATCAGACAAACTTTAGGGGATTACAACCAGCACTTCACTGATTCTGAATTTGGTTCGTTCACTGTTGAAGGTCTGAAGAGTGAGATTTTGTCGTTGATTGAGCATCAG GGTGGAAGTGACAGTCCAGATTCCGCTCTTCGATGTTGGAAATCTTTCTGTACCCGTTATGTGAATAATTGGTGTAAATACAATGCAGCGTATGGTCTGGTCATGGATTCATCCACAGGTGCTTTTGGTATAATTAGAAACTACAAAATCTCTATATGCCGTGGCTTGGAGGATGTGGAGCATATCATATATG GTTCGTTTAAGGACCAGAAAAAGTGTATAGGCCGCGAGCTGGATTATTTGGGCGATGAGTTTGAAAGAGAAATTCTCTTTGAGTTTCTACAATGCGTTCGAAATGTGAGCCAGCAGTTGGGCAAAGTTTCATCAACTATATTTTATGAATCACTTCTTAGAACACCTCATATGTTTTCTGAGGAGGTTGTTCCCCGTCTTCTAAAGATTCTTGAAACTGGATATAGTTCTTCGACTGCAGCAATTCTAATACCAGAACTTGGGTATGATGCTTATTGGGAGAAAGAATATTCAAATCACAGAAATCTAAGAAAATTCTCCACAAATATGTTTTTATCCCTTCATGAATTGTGCCATAAAGCTAACTCGTGGAAAAAGGTTTTGGATGTGGTTGAGAGCTACTTAAAGTTTTTAGTGCCTCGTAAAATTGTACTTAAATCAGATGCAGCAGTACCGTTCCACTTAAATGGTTCCGCAATAGTGCAGTCCATGTCCCAAATCGCCAAAGTGATGTTTGATTCTGTGTTGGATGTCTTTATGCTGCTAAGCTATATGACTAGCATCAGTGGGCAG ATTAAAATGTCATATGATGACATTTCGAGGGTTAAAGTAGAGTTAATACCTATGATTCAAGAAATTGTGACAGAATGGCATATTATCCATTACTTGGGGACAACACCGTCTGATTCGCTGGCAATTGAAGATTTCAGTCATAAGCTTTCATCCTTACAAATTG ATTGCGGTGGGGATAAAAGATTGTGGAATGGGAAGCTTGGAACGCCGGAATTTTCTTTAGCACATATCCTACTATTGAGCATGCAAGGTTCCTCCAGAGAATTGGGAAACCTCTTATTCAGTTTGCTTCCAAATCCCATCAGCTTGGTTAGTTTAAGTAGGGAGCTCATCAGTTGGATAATCTGGGGAAGAAGTGGGGAAGAATCTTCTGTATTCTTCAGCAATTCAACTGATCTTGCACTGGTATTACTTAGGAACAATCAGTACACTGCTACTGAG TATTTACTCACTTTGGTGGATGCGTATTCACGCAAGGAAAAAAGTTTTGGAAGTCTTCAAGCTATGGATGGCAAATTGGCTTTGCTGTCCCATCTTCTTGGATGTTGTCTAGTTGCTCAGACCCAATATGGACTGCATGGACCAGTTAAGGACAGAAAAGTTGGGGAAGCCATTTGTTGCTTTTACAG AGCTGCATCAATGGAAGGATCTTCCGAGGCTATACAGAGTCTGCCACCTGAAGCAGGATGGTTTCGAATTGATTTCA ACAGTTCCCCCTCAACTGCAGCATGGAAGCTTCACTATTATAAATGGGTGATGCTGCTCTTTGAACAATATAATTTGAGCGAAGCTGCTTGCCAATTTTCTCAGGCCGCACTTGAGCAAGTTGATGAAGCTCTTGGCACTGTGGGTAGCACCTCCGAGGAGAACCTTGGGGAATCAGTGACTATTGTGAAGGGCAAACTTTGGATGAATGTTTTCACGTTCACTTTGGATCTTAAGAACTACCACGATGCATATTGTGCAATAATTTCAAATCCAGATGAGGAAAGCAAGATTGTCTGTTTGAGGCGTTTCATTATAGTTCTTTATGAGCGTGGCGCTGTAAAG ATACTGTGTAATGGTCAGTTACCACTGATTGGTTTAGTGGAGAAAGTAGAGCGAGAGCTTGCCTGGAAG GCAGAGCGTTCTGATATCTCAGCAAAACCAAACCCTTTCAAATTACTTTATGCATTTGAGGTGCATAGACATAACTGGCGAAGAGCTGCAAGTTACATTTACCGTTATTCTGTGCGTTTGAGAGCTGAAGCAGCAGTAAAAGATCATCAACTCAGGTCTTTTACTCTGCAAGAGAGGCTGAATGGGCTTGCTGCTGCTATCAATGCCCTCCAACTTGTTCATCCATCATATGCTTGGATTGATGCCCCCATTGATGACATCTCTCCTGATAAAGAAATCTATCCTAATAAAAAGGCTAGGATAACCGTGCAAGAACAAT CTCCTGCTGGTGATCCTCTGCCTCAAAAGCTTCCGTCTTATTTAGATATTGAGAAACTTGAAAAGGAGTTTGTCTTAGCATCAGCAGAATATTTGCTTTCTTTGGCAAACATCAAATGGAGCTTTACTG GAAGTGATAAACCATCATCCGACCTTATTGATCTTTTGGTTGAATCAAGCTCATATGACATGGCGTTTACGGTGATCCTCAAATTCTGGAAAGGTTCTGGTCTTAAAAG GGAACTTGAAAGGGTATTTATTGCAATGGCACTTAAATGCTGCCCAAGCAGGTCAGGTGCCTCATTGCACGG GAAAGATCGTAAACCATATGGTCTGCTGTTGACTTCATCAGAAGATGAGTTTGTACATGACTCACTTGATGCCACTGGAACATCACAACAATTTGCAGGAAGTAGTCACTGGGGAACACTTGAACACTATCTT GATAAATACAGGGCATCTCATCCCAGATTGCCATTAATTGTTGCTGGAACTCTACTTTCTGCTGATTCTCAAATTGACTTACCACTATGGTTGGTTCGGCATTTTAAG